The sequence below is a genomic window from Pseudomonadota bacterium.
CGCGCAGCAGCCCTTCGTTGTAGTAGAGCACGTAGATGCTCTTGTTGAACGGGAGCGTCCACAGCTTGGACCCGTGGGTGTTGGCGCTGCGGAAGACAGGGACGAGGTCGTTGATGTCGGCGGTCGTGAAGGCGTCGGCCGAGCTGAAGTAGTCTTGCACCGGCACCAGGTAGCCATAATCGATGAGCTGGGTGGTCCAGTTCTCATAGACCTGGGCCGCATCCGGAGGCGCGTGCCCGGCGAGGCTCTCGAGAATGCCGCGATAGAGAGAGTTGTAATCGTTCCCCCACTGCGGGTTGCTGCTTCCGACGAACCGGGGCTGCACGCGAATCGAGGGGTTCGATTTCTCGAACTCAGCGATGAGATCGCGAAGCGCCGCCTCCTTCTCTCCGCGCATGGCGTGCCAGAATGAGATGGTGACGGGCTCGCGCGCCTGGACTGGTCTGGACCCCACAAGGGCAGCCAGGCCCAGGAGGGCGGCAAGCGCCGCAGCACCCAGGAGAAATCGTTTCAGCACGCTCATCGCACGAGGGGTCCTTTCTGTGTCGGCCAGGAGATCTTCAGAGGTTGAGGGTCAGGGGCGACTGGTTCAAGGCGTGAAGCGCGAGACGCGTGGGCTGCGCGTCGGCCGGGACCTCGAACACGAGATAGCCGAAGTTGATGCCGTACGGACGGAGAATCACGAGCCAGAAGTTGCTCAGCCCCTCGATGTAGTCGTACGAGCGGTTGTTCTGGTCGAGGAGGGAGAACCGTCCGGTGTAGATCTGCACCTCGTTCGACACGTTCTGCTGCGACAGGTAGACCACGACGAAGCGATACCCTGCGCGCGGGTGATAGAAGTCCTTGATGCTGGCGA
It includes:
- a CDS encoding DUF4352 domain-containing protein, with product MPNGLDLPTAGTEGGPPVQSTSAYGAGGTVYVPKSTQNNVFAVTVTNIENVASIKDFYHPRAGYRFVVVYLSQQNVSNEVQIYTGRFSLLDQNNRSYDYIEGLSNFWLVILRPYGINFGYLVFEVPADAQPTRLALHALNQSPLTLNL